From a single Sander vitreus isolate 19-12246 chromosome 4, sanVit1, whole genome shotgun sequence genomic region:
- the LOC144516817 gene encoding G-protein coupled receptor 22, protein METEGYRDLLETSDGQGVGLLDVGGEVGVEEGWSTPYPLGFQVSLTTVLMLELVLGFSSNLTVLVLYCAQSNLVDSVSNLVTVNLHVLDILVCLLCLPLTVAVILLPANESGVGSLATLCCFHEACVTFTSVATAVNVLVISLDRYDISVRPASRLLTPRRAALLLAAVWAVSLAVFFLPFLEGDFFSSRVEDSEDEELEVHNNVSELTTGRTPIFSSISPSSLPSTHPSSSSHHLTPVWQNRTLLCVGGQGYYTGLAMYYHLLLQVPCFFIAVAVMLFTYSRILQALNIRIGSHMMRGKHAKDSTCRIRCRRKRKKDLSLPTEVVSSNQNQNLNHPPLIPSPTPTPTSPPPLPSMSQVMSDSGATVTTVSTAATTPIATTPATPASPTPASASTQTHATSPLPASTMGVQASVSAIIALRRAVRRHRDRRERQRRVLKMSLLIISTFLGCWAPLSAVNVLILCMGPSDSLVRLRLCFLAMAYGTTIFHPLLYAFTRQKLRRALKTRVKKRVVTLLQVDPAPSGGTVIHNSWVEGGGQRKSRKPRVEASDGTDRCLTEAVRE, encoded by the coding sequence ATGGAGACCGAAGGCTATCGTGACCTCCTGGAGACCAGCGATGGTCAGGGGGTAGGCTTGCTGGATGTAGGGGGCGAGGTGGGGGTGGAGGAGGGCTGGAGCACACCCTACCCCCTGGGCTTCCAGGTGTCTTTGACCACTGTGCTGATGCTGGAACTGGTTTTGGGCTTCAGCAGCAACCTGACCGTACTTGTGCTCTACTGTGCTCAGTCCAACCTGGTGGATTCAGTCAGCAACCTGGTCACAGTCAACCTCCATGTGCTGGACATACTGGTCTGTCTGCTGTGTCTGCCACTGACTGTGGCTGTGATCCTGCTACCAGCTAATGAAAGTGGAGTTGGCAGCCTGGCCACGCTGTGCTGCTTTCATGAAGCCTGTGTCACATTCACCAGTGTGGCCACAGCAGTCAATGTTCTGGTGATCAGTTTGGACCGATACGACATCTCAGTGCGTCCGGCCAGTCGTCTACTGACCCCCAGGCGTGCAGCACTGCTCCTGGCCGCAGTGTGGGCCGTGTCTTTAGCTGTCTTCTTCCTGCCCTTCCTTGAGGGGGATTTCTTCTCTTCGAGGGTTGAGGACAGTGAGGATGAGGAGCTGGAAGTGCATAACAATGTCTCTGAGCTCACCACTGGACGGACCCCAATTTTTTCATctatctctccttcctctttacCCTCAACTCATCCTTCCTCGTCTTCACACCACCTGACTCCAGTATGGCAGAACAGGACACTGTTGTGCGTTGGGGGGCAGGGGTATTACACAGGCCTGGCTATGTATTACCACTTGTTACTCCAAGTGCCATGCTTCTTCATCGCTGTGGCCGTCATGTTGTTCACCTACTCCAGGATCCTGCAGGCCCTTAACATTCGCATAGGCTCCCACATGATGAGGGGTAAACATGCAAAGGACTCCACTTGCAGGATACGCTGcagaaggaagaggaagaaggacCTGAGCCTGCCCACAGAGGTAGTGTCCTCCAACCAGAATCAGAACCTCAACCATCCTCCTCTCATCCCATCCCCCACCCCTACACCAACATCGCCCCCACCACTCCCCTCCATGTCCCAGGTGATGTCTGACAGTGGAGCAACAGTCACTACTGTCAGCACTGCTGCCACCACCCCCATAGCCACCACACCGGCCACCCCTGCTTCTCCAACCCCAGCTTCAGCCTCAACCCAGACCCACGCCACCTCACCACTGCCTGCCTCCACCATGGGTGTACAGGCCTCGGTTTCTGCCATCATTGCCTTGAGGCGGGCAGTGCGCAGGCACAGGGACCGTCGAGAACGTCAACGTCGGGTCCTAAAAATGTCCCTACTCATCATATCCACCTTCCTGGGCTGCTGGGCCCCTCTGTCTGCAGTCAATGTTCTGATCCTGTGTATGGGTCCCAGCGACAGCCTGGTGAGGCTGCGCCTCTGCTTCTTGGCGATGGCTTATGGAACCACTATTTTTCATCCTCTGCTCTACGCTTTCACCAGGCAGAAACTGCGGCGTGCCCTCAAAACACGTGTCAAAaaaagggtagttacccttctGCAGGTGGACCCGGCTCCCAGCGGGGGGACAGTTATTCATAACTCCTGGGTGGAAGGAGGAGGCCAGAGGAAGAGTCGCAAGCCACGGGTGGAGGCCAGTGATGGCACTGATCGATGCCTCACAGAGGCAGTGAGGGAATGA